In Veillonellaceae bacterium, the following are encoded in one genomic region:
- a CDS encoding acetyltransferase — MFHSNDLLVIGGGGHAKVIIDILAQQKTFTLVGIIDRRDRMGQHLNGIPIIGDDSQLESFFRNGLRNAVIAIGDNQRRADLYEILKKLGFNIVSIAHPSAVIAATVHLSTGAAIMPGAVLNADCMVKENVIINTKASIDHDCRVMEHCHIAPGCTLAGGVSVGAGTLLGAGTTVLPGIDIGAWSIIGAGSVVVSAIPDRVVAYGVPARIIRHLD; from the coding sequence ATGTTCCATAGCAACGATTTGCTTGTTATTGGCGGCGGCGGTCATGCAAAAGTAATAATTGATATATTGGCGCAACAAAAGACCTTTACGCTGGTAGGGATTATTGACCGAAGAGACCGCATGGGCCAACATCTTAATGGAATACCAATTATTGGCGATGACAGCCAGTTGGAAAGCTTTTTTCGAAACGGGCTACGCAATGCTGTTATTGCAATTGGCGATAATCAGCGGCGGGCGGATTTATATGAAATTCTAAAGAAACTAGGATTCAACATTGTCAGCATAGCACACCCCTCGGCTGTCATAGCAGCCACAGTTCATCTTTCTACGGGCGCGGCAATTATGCCGGGTGCGGTACTCAACGCTGATTGTATGGTAAAAGAAAATGTAATTATCAATACCAAAGCCTCAATTGATCATGATTGTAGAGTAATGGAGCACTGTCATATCGCTCCGGGATGTACGCTGGCAGGCGGAGTGTCGGTAGGGGCGGGAACTTTGCTTGGTGCGGGTACAACTGTGTTGCCCGGTATCGATATTGGGGCATGGAGCATAATCGGGGCCGGGTCTGTTGTAGTTTCGGCGATTCCCGACCGGGTAGTCGCTTATGGCGTTCCGGCTAGAATCATTCGCCACTTAGATTGA
- a CDS encoding M20/M25/M40 family metallo-hydrolase: protein MINRKRMLDEFFELVQITCTSGKEREVADLVKQRLEDLGLEVTEDKAGEKIGGNTGNILGYLKGTAAGAPVIMLSAHLDSVEPCSGVKPQLKDGVITSAGDTILGSDDKAGVASILEALRIVTEKQIPHGDVQVVFTVQEESGLCGSKNIDREWIKADFAYALDSSGEPGKIIIKAPGENTIKVTVKGKTAHAGIAPEEGINAIVVAGKALAQLKQGRLDEETTANVGIIKGGQATNVVPDRVEIVCEARSHNMDKLQKVTQDMKATFERVAQENGAKAEVEIIEDFVAYALKEDSQPVALAVKAAASINLKPQLEATGGGSDANVFNSFGIPTAVMGMGMSKVHTTEEYIKEEELYQGAELAVALIKAAAETNKA from the coding sequence ATGATCAACCGTAAACGAATGTTGGACGAATTTTTTGAGCTGGTTCAAATAACCTGCACCAGCGGCAAAGAGCGGGAGGTAGCAGACTTAGTCAAGCAGCGGTTGGAGGATTTAGGACTTGAGGTAACTGAAGATAAGGCCGGTGAAAAAATAGGGGGGAATACCGGCAATATTCTAGGATACCTAAAAGGGACTGCCGCCGGCGCGCCGGTGATAATGCTAAGCGCTCATTTAGATAGTGTTGAGCCATGCAGCGGCGTTAAACCGCAGCTGAAAGACGGGGTAATTACTTCGGCCGGTGATACAATTTTAGGTTCAGATGATAAGGCCGGAGTGGCATCAATATTGGAGGCTTTACGGATTGTTACCGAAAAGCAAATACCGCATGGTGATGTGCAAGTTGTTTTTACTGTTCAGGAAGAAAGCGGACTATGCGGGTCTAAAAATATTGACCGCGAATGGATTAAGGCTGATTTTGCTTATGCGCTTGATTCAAGCGGCGAGCCCGGCAAGATTATTATTAAGGCTCCGGGGGAAAACACAATTAAGGTTACCGTCAAAGGTAAAACTGCCCACGCCGGTATCGCTCCTGAAGAAGGCATAAATGCCATAGTAGTCGCCGGCAAGGCTTTGGCTCAACTCAAACAGGGGCGGCTTGATGAGGAAACAACGGCTAATGTCGGCATAATAAAAGGCGGCCAGGCAACCAATGTTGTACCTGACCGGGTGGAGATTGTCTGCGAGGCTCGCAGTCATAATATGGACAAATTACAAAAGGTCACTCAGGATATGAAAGCGACTTTTGAGCGAGTAGCCCAAGAAAATGGCGCCAAAGCAGAAGTTGAAATCATTGAGGACTTCGTGGCCTACGCCTTGAAGGAAGATTCGCAGCCGGTAGCCTTGGCGGTCAAAGCGGCTGCAAGCATCAACCTTAAGCCCCAGCTTGAAGCGACAGGTGGCGGCAGTGATGCCAATGTGTTTAACAGTTTTGGAATACCAACAGCCGTAATGGGCATGGGCATGAGCAAGGTGCATACAACTGAGGAATATATTAAGGAAGAAGAATTATACCAAGGGGCCGAACTTGCAGTAGCCTTAATTAAGGCGGCCGCCGAAACTAATAAGGCATAA
- a CDS encoding DUF1450 domain-containing protein produces the protein MNTLRFCENNMRDDMPQLVEKTKTEFTNVDIAVEPCLGECGDCAESFIAVANDTLVTADTTHALFERIKNIIGEKKSAIDR, from the coding sequence ATGAACACACTTCGCTTTTGTGAGAACAACATGCGCGACGATATGCCGCAGCTGGTTGAAAAGACAAAAACTGAATTTACCAATGTTGATATTGCCGTCGAACCGTGCCTCGGCGAGTGCGGCGACTGTGCCGAAAGCTTTATCGCGGTAGCTAACGATACTTTAGTAACGGCGGATACCACCCACGCTTTGTTTGAAAGAATCAAAAACATCATTGGCGAAAAGAAATCTGCCATAGACCGCTAA
- a CDS encoding glycosyltransferase family 4 protein, translating to MLRIGIFWVCGFRAQLTAEGIGRHMIRLADGLLAVDSQLEIILVTDTVNFEEAVTAFSHVGRRYGTRINFIAVDDVGLVNANAAVDIWIVPNAGLWKALQLNKPFILCLHDLGYIHFPERPQDNHSQLIDTVVPYLAQNAAAVVCNSNFVRENEGLRYLKLPPDKVKTVRLASPLEEYQSFGIMEEAAFRKKYGFTTPYFVYPSAMRYYKNHYRLIEAFINFRNSSKGYDTNLLLIMTDNFLHYPDMHEIKELAPKCLDETVRNSIVFTGRFPANEMPSLYSYAAGTIVPTLFEGSCPFPILESSIVGTPVAFSDISVVWEVIPKTKEVISFDPYSVKDMEKAICRLWQNRKLCSDRQFRIPDRTWQDVAREYISIIQTVLN from the coding sequence ATGCTGCGTATAGGGATATTCTGGGTTTGCGGGTTTCGTGCTCAACTGACTGCTGAGGGTATTGGACGACATATGATCAGACTGGCTGACGGACTACTAGCGGTTGATAGTCAGCTCGAAATTATTTTAGTCACTGATACGGTTAACTTTGAGGAAGCTGTAACAGCATTCTCACATGTAGGGCGTAGATATGGAACCAGAATCAACTTTATTGCAGTCGATGACGTGGGATTAGTTAACGCTAATGCAGCCGTAGACATTTGGATTGTTCCTAATGCCGGGTTATGGAAGGCCCTTCAATTAAATAAACCGTTTATTCTTTGTCTGCATGATTTAGGTTATATCCATTTTCCTGAGCGGCCACAGGATAATCATTCGCAGCTAATCGATACCGTTGTTCCGTATTTAGCGCAAAATGCTGCCGCTGTTGTGTGTAATTCAAATTTTGTAAGAGAAAATGAGGGGCTTCGCTATCTTAAACTGCCGCCTGACAAGGTTAAAACTGTAAGATTAGCCTCTCCCCTGGAGGAATATCAGTCTTTCGGCATAATGGAAGAGGCCGCCTTCCGCAAAAAGTATGGCTTTACTACGCCATACTTTGTCTATCCTTCGGCAATGCGCTATTACAAAAATCATTACCGCCTTATCGAAGCTTTTATCAATTTCAGAAATAGCTCCAAAGGATATGATACTAATCTCCTGCTGATAATGACTGATAACTTTTTACATTACCCAGACATGCACGAAATCAAAGAGTTAGCCCCTAAGTGCTTGGATGAAACAGTTCGTAACAGCATTGTGTTTACCGGCCGCTTTCCTGCAAACGAGATGCCGTCTTTATATTCGTATGCTGCAGGGACGATTGTTCCAACCTTATTTGAAGGAAGCTGTCCATTTCCCATCCTGGAGTCGTCAATAGTTGGGACGCCGGTAGCTTTCAGTGATATCTCTGTTGTGTGGGAAGTGATACCCAAAACCAAAGAAGTGATATCCTTTGACCCTTATTCAGTAAAGGATATGGAGAAAGCAATATGCCGGTTATGGCAAAATAGAAAGCTTTGCAGTGACCGGCAGTTTAGAATTCCGGATCGTACATGGCAAGATGTAGCCCGCGAATATATTAGCATTATTCAGACGGTATTAAATTAA
- a CDS encoding GGDEF domain-containing protein yields MFWILICLTTFILILEILSVVLNSSEYINYIVVHKLVDTLGFTLTPVVPIVAMLYAYKKINKFKKISIKTFGWLAVPFIINGILSLGSYHFNLIFSITDENLYVRGPLFFVSPMTSFFYYIIHLLFLYDNHEKVSKEELIILGSLTLFPAVLSIFQLYYFIYLTIWNSIGLAVVINYIYIMHEQAKRDPLTGLGNRMAYEEYISIWNRKSDITLSVVNIDLDGFKKINDVYGHQEGDKVLKFFARKLEEVFGEIGFAIRWGGDEFILLLNEKRRERLEQYVKILHDKIDEYNDSNDRAYRIQFSCGIAIYDDSFGNVYEFIQHSDKLMYEEKQKKKLSEKFVAIPVSD; encoded by the coding sequence CTGTTTTGGATATTAATATGCTTAACGACATTTATATTGATATTGGAAATTTTAAGTGTGGTATTAAATTCTAGTGAGTATATTAATTACATTGTTGTACATAAATTGGTTGATACATTAGGATTCACATTAACGCCAGTAGTGCCAATTGTTGCAATGCTATACGCTTATAAAAAAATAAATAAGTTCAAAAAAATATCTATAAAGACGTTTGGTTGGCTTGCAGTTCCGTTTATTATTAATGGTATTTTATCGTTAGGTAGTTATCATTTTAATTTAATTTTTAGCATAACTGATGAAAACCTATATGTGCGGGGGCCTTTATTCTTTGTTTCACCAATGACAAGCTTTTTTTATTACATAATACACTTACTGTTTTTATATGATAATCATGAGAAAGTGAGCAAAGAAGAACTAATCATACTGGGCTCGCTCACGCTTTTTCCTGCTGTGCTGTCAATTTTTCAATTGTATTATTTCATTTATTTAACGATTTGGAATAGTATAGGGCTTGCAGTCGTTATTAACTATATTTACATTATGCACGAACAGGCGAAACGTGACCCACTAACAGGGTTAGGTAATCGAATGGCTTATGAGGAATACATTTCAATTTGGAACAGAAAAAGCGATATTACTTTGTCAGTGGTCAATATTGACTTAGATGGCTTTAAAAAAATTAATGATGTTTATGGTCATCAGGAGGGTGATAAAGTATTAAAGTTCTTTGCCAGAAAACTGGAAGAAGTTTTTGGCGAAATAGGTTTTGCCATCCGTTGGGGCGGTGACGAATTTATTCTATTGCTGAATGAGAAAAGAAGAGAAAGATTAGAGCAGTATGTTAAAATACTACATGATAAAATTGATGAATATAATGATAGCAATGACAGAGCTTACCGTATCCAATTTAGTTGCGGTATAGCAATATATGATGATTCATTTGGAAATGTATATGAGTTTATTCAGCATAGCGATAAGCTCATGTACGAAGAGAAGCAAAAGAAGAAGCTATCTGAAAAGTTTGTAGCAATCCCAGTTTCCGATTAA
- a CDS encoding GSCFA domain-containing protein, which yields MDGVEAYQNLTKNKFGFWNYGPSSVKARLDSTDIVIPYVQPKPIIGKDSKLFVIGSCFARELDFALAKRGRLCLHTLEYKHQAETTLRNRGCSIEEYGISKYNCFSVLNELRWALDKKFRFPEEAIVQDPRNGLFVDLHGGGGTRIFNGVPDKLDALQYRQALMTNVFKKITECDVILITLGVAEVWFDNKTKLYINISPTSSISENYPNRFSFEVSTFNQNMAALEEIYTLLKQHCRPGFRIIVMMGPSPLYATFTNRDILTANTYSKAMLRTAADCWAQAHEEIEYFPSFEMAMNSRRETVWRDDAIHLQPSFTLAIIDHLLSVYDA from the coding sequence GTGGACGGCGTCGAAGCATATCAGAATCTCACAAAAAATAAATTCGGTTTCTGGAACTATGGCCCAAGTTCCGTAAAAGCAAGACTCGACAGCACGGATATTGTTATTCCTTACGTTCAGCCTAAACCGATAATTGGTAAAGACAGCAAGTTATTCGTAATAGGCTCTTGCTTTGCCCGTGAGCTAGATTTCGCGCTGGCTAAGCGGGGCAGGCTCTGCCTCCACACTTTAGAATATAAGCACCAGGCAGAAACAACCTTGCGAAATCGCGGCTGCTCTATTGAGGAATACGGCATTAGCAAGTACAACTGCTTTTCTGTCTTGAATGAATTAAGATGGGCCTTGGATAAGAAGTTTCGGTTTCCTGAAGAGGCTATTGTTCAAGACCCTCGTAATGGCCTTTTCGTAGATTTGCATGGCGGCGGCGGAACCCGTATTTTTAATGGGGTACCGGACAAATTAGATGCTCTGCAGTATCGCCAAGCCCTGATGACCAATGTTTTTAAGAAAATTACCGAATGTGATGTTATTCTGATTACACTCGGCGTAGCTGAGGTCTGGTTTGATAATAAAACAAAATTATATATTAATATTTCCCCTACCAGCAGCATAAGTGAAAACTACCCGAACCGTTTTTCATTTGAAGTATCGACCTTTAATCAAAATATGGCTGCCCTTGAGGAAATTTATACGCTTTTAAAGCAGCATTGCCGGCCCGGCTTCCGTATAATCGTAATGATGGGCCCTAGTCCGCTATATGCTACTTTTACGAACAGGGATATTCTAACTGCTAACACTTATTCAAAAGCTATGCTGCGTACCGCGGCTGACTGTTGGGCTCAAGCCCATGAAGAAATCGAATACTTCCCCAGTTTTGAAATGGCGATGAATTCTCGCCGGGAAACGGTATGGCGCGATGATGCCATCCATTTACAGCCAAGCTTTACTCTGGCGATTATTGACCATCTATTAAGCGTATATGATGCTTGA
- a CDS encoding glycosyltransferase family 4 protein has protein sequence MRILIWCTVISIGGGSRLLTNLLKAFASNPEVASISLVISSETQFKERTANIDSSKINIVYWEDSPAFNNYINEADVVYCFWPHGQACPKINKPYVITYHDTTILDHVPPFVTGSFTRQYWETSKDWLDTVTKIVVSSEHVKSRLIAHFGEKCREAAVVPHAISPAKAFADVPTETGLNLPAEYIIYPANTSPHKNHYNLLLAYSKFAQRKKLPLVLFGYLTDQLRKQPPEWPEIAYLPTLTSLIKRVGLEVDKDLYPLGYIGDSLVTPLIKKAKALIMPSLSEGGGSYPVEEALNLGIPVLCSDIPVMREQLAKRSAKVIWFDPESYESILAALDRLVTKYDKYKKSAVKGSSDITYNWDDVARQYLDVFRSAINDFNSENK, from the coding sequence ATGCGAATCCTTATTTGGTGTACGGTAATTTCTATTGGGGGCGGCTCCCGATTATTAACTAATCTGCTTAAAGCCTTCGCCAGCAATCCTGAGGTAGCCTCTATATCGTTGGTAATATCCTCAGAAACACAATTCAAGGAGCGGACAGCAAATATCGATAGTTCAAAAATTAATATCGTATATTGGGAAGATTCGCCCGCCTTCAATAATTATATAAATGAAGCCGACGTGGTCTACTGTTTTTGGCCGCATGGCCAGGCCTGCCCAAAAATTAATAAACCTTATGTAATAACCTACCATGATACTACCATCCTCGACCATGTGCCCCCCTTTGTTACCGGCTCCTTTACCCGACAATATTGGGAAACCTCAAAAGACTGGCTAGATACGGTCACTAAAATTGTTGTTTCTTCCGAACATGTAAAAAGTCGGCTAATTGCGCATTTTGGTGAAAAGTGCCGTGAAGCGGCTGTAGTTCCCCATGCTATATCGCCTGCCAAAGCCTTCGCTGACGTCCCTACGGAAACAGGACTAAACTTACCCGCAGAATATATCATTTATCCGGCTAATACCTCCCCGCACAAAAACCACTACAACCTTTTACTTGCCTATTCTAAATTTGCCCAGCGCAAAAAGCTCCCGCTTGTTTTGTTCGGTTACCTTACCGATCAGTTGCGTAAGCAGCCTCCGGAGTGGCCGGAAATAGCTTACCTACCTACTTTGACATCACTGATTAAGCGGGTTGGACTCGAAGTTGATAAAGATTTATATCCTCTCGGCTATATAGGCGACAGCCTAGTTACGCCATTAATAAAAAAGGCCAAGGCATTAATTATGCCCAGCCTTTCTGAAGGTGGCGGCAGTTATCCGGTAGAAGAAGCCCTTAATCTGGGCATCCCGGTACTATGTTCTGATATCCCCGTTATGAGGGAACAATTAGCCAAACGCAGCGCTAAAGTGATTTGGTTCGATCCTGAATCATATGAATCGATTCTAGCCGCCCTTGACCGGTTAGTTACCAAATACGACAAGTACAAAAAATCAGCCGTTAAAGGCTCCTCAGATATCACCTATAATTGGGATGACGTCGCCCGGCAATACCTGGATGTTTTCCGCTCAGCCATCAATGATTTCAACTCCGAGAATAAATAG
- a CDS encoding DNRLRE domain-containing protein, whose product MYIKPPIVDTYIVSSGPTSPKRCYYDEQLLIGAHKGKYYRTLLIFDMSSLPQCLPIVNVQMKLYLSLCELAADTKIEVYQVISKYNPKKISWRRHPLIAECPVDVIELKGKPGMAVAFRLTSLAANWYSGAEANFGVLIRVSDETSGGRAGFCSREWDDARCWPVLEVHYAQPDKPGCEPTLDVREDFLATNEYTYSSALDVLIFNYTYELHNSGDFPVEASLQLSLNGHDWSDNVPPQIIPPNGIEVLMPDTITRYARLQFRTLEPEHTSPIQVYIQGRKG is encoded by the coding sequence ATATATATAAAACCGCCAATTGTCGATACATATATCGTTAGCAGTGGCCCAACCAGCCCGAAGCGCTGTTATTATGATGAACAACTCTTAATCGGGGCGCATAAAGGAAAATATTATCGTACCCTGCTAATATTTGATATGTCTTCGTTACCGCAGTGTTTGCCGATTGTTAATGTACAAATGAAGTTATATTTATCGCTGTGCGAACTGGCCGCAGATACTAAAATCGAAGTGTATCAGGTGATTTCTAAATATAATCCTAAGAAGATATCCTGGCGGCGTCACCCGCTGATTGCTGAATGCCCTGTAGATGTCATTGAACTTAAGGGGAAGCCGGGCATGGCTGTAGCCTTTCGGCTAACGTCATTAGCTGCTAATTGGTACAGCGGGGCAGAGGCAAACTTCGGGGTACTCATTAGAGTAAGCGATGAAACTAGTGGCGGGCGCGCTGGGTTTTGCAGCCGTGAATGGGACGATGCCCGTTGTTGGCCTGTTCTCGAAGTTCATTATGCGCAGCCGGACAAACCTGGCTGTGAGCCAACTTTAGATGTGAGGGAAGACTTTTTGGCTACCAATGAATATACATATTCTTCGGCGCTCGATGTTTTGATTTTTAACTATACTTATGAGTTGCACAATAGCGGCGATTTCCCGGTTGAGGCTTCTTTACAGCTTAGTTTGAATGGCCATGATTGGAGTGACAACGTTCCACCACAAATAATCCCTCCAAACGGGATTGAAGTGCTAATGCCTGACACAATTACTCGTTATGCCAGGCTGCAATTTCGTACCTTAGAGCCGGAGCATACTTCTCCAATTCAGGTCTATATTCAGGGTAGGAAGGGATAG
- a CDS encoding glycosyltransferase family 4 protein: MYATVLSGLLNACKQKLNYGSVITMNIGIFLGYEGKVALSGEGIMRYAVRLAEGLLGVDANLKISVSTNQENAAEVREIFSQVAASFEDSIQINDFQDIKLIEERDIDVWVVPYVGMELALKLRKPIIVCLHDLVYIHFREGYYNIYPDFCRRIDYLARAITEKAEMVVFSSEYVRDNEGLSYLKLPADKVRLIRPAPILREADLAKVTPESEFKVKYQLANRYIVYPSVIRLHKNHARLIDAFLQFRRSAEGQGSEIELAITDNYQTSPNCQEIASVLKRYPSEISALVRFLGRLPSNDIPALYRYASGTIIPTLFEGSCPFPIFESLAMDTPVAFGRIPVVTEVIESTAHLITFDPYSTASIKEAIAALQLGSGHISQQKAAFSGFLKRSWQEVAKEYLQAIYSRS, from the coding sequence ATGTATGCAACTGTCTTATCAGGGCTGTTGAACGCTTGTAAGCAGAAACTGAATTATGGTTCGGTGATTACCATGAATATTGGAATTTTTCTTGGCTATGAGGGAAAAGTAGCTTTATCAGGCGAAGGCATTATGCGCTACGCAGTTCGCCTCGCTGAAGGCTTGCTGGGCGTTGATGCTAATCTAAAAATAAGCGTAAGCACGAATCAAGAGAATGCTGCTGAAGTGCGAGAAATCTTTTCGCAAGTAGCAGCTTCTTTTGAAGATAGTATCCAAATAAACGATTTCCAGGATATAAAATTGATTGAGGAACGCGATATTGATGTGTGGGTGGTACCCTACGTCGGAATGGAACTTGCGCTTAAACTACGGAAGCCAATAATCGTATGTTTACACGACCTTGTATATATTCATTTCAGAGAAGGATATTATAATATCTACCCCGATTTTTGCCGCCGCATCGACTATCTGGCCAGAGCCATAACTGAGAAAGCTGAGATGGTAGTATTTAGTTCTGAGTACGTTAGAGATAATGAAGGTTTATCATACTTAAAGCTTCCAGCAGATAAAGTCCGGCTTATAAGGCCGGCCCCAATCCTCAGGGAAGCTGACCTTGCAAAAGTAACGCCTGAAAGCGAGTTTAAAGTAAAATATCAGTTGGCTAATCGGTATATCGTTTATCCGTCAGTTATTCGGCTGCATAAAAATCATGCCAGGCTAATTGATGCCTTTTTACAATTTCGTCGGAGCGCGGAAGGCCAGGGTTCTGAAATTGAGTTGGCCATAACCGACAATTATCAGACCAGTCCAAACTGTCAAGAGATAGCGTCGGTTTTAAAACGGTATCCTAGTGAAATCAGTGCGCTAGTACGGTTCTTAGGCCGACTGCCGTCTAACGATATACCGGCCCTTTACCGCTATGCGTCAGGCACGATAATACCGACGCTTTTTGAAGGCAGCTGCCCGTTTCCCATATTTGAATCGCTTGCGATGGATACCCCTGTGGCTTTTGGCAGAATACCGGTTGTTACTGAGGTGATCGAAAGTACGGCACATTTAATCACTTTCGATCCCTATTCGACCGCGAGTATAAAAGAAGCGATAGCAGCCTTGCAGCTAGGCAGCGGCCATATTTCACAACAAAAAGCCGCATTTAGCGGCTTTTTAAAAAGAAGCTGGCAGGAGGTTGCCAAAGAATATTTGCAGGCTATTTATTCTCGGAGTTGA
- a CDS encoding DegT/DnrJ/EryC1/StrS family aminotransferase — protein MDFIPVAAPAFAGNEVKYVMDCLESVWISSKGRYIEEFENKFAQYIGSKHAITVSNGTVALHLSLLAYDIRSGDEIIVPTLTYIATVNAVSYCGATPVFIDSEMATWNIDAAAIEAKITARTKGIIVTHLYGHPVDMDQVMKIARKYNLFVIEDAAEAHGAQYNGNKVGSIGDIGVFSLYGNKVITTGEGGIITTNNDQAAKKINLLKSQGMDTKKRFWHTCIGYNYRMTNIQAAIGLGQLEQIDWHIERRLQVAAFYEQYFAGNEKIILPPRQPWAKNIYWLYTILLPPELAVFRDEVMKDLADANIETRPVFYPIHLLPPYSRLAEGQSYPVAELIARSGINLPTHANISEREVEYVCNCLIRAVERL, from the coding sequence GTGGACTTTATACCTGTGGCAGCACCTGCGTTTGCTGGAAATGAAGTCAAGTATGTAATGGACTGCTTGGAGTCAGTATGGATTTCGTCAAAGGGAAGGTATATCGAGGAGTTCGAGAATAAGTTTGCCCAATATATCGGCTCTAAGCATGCGATAACGGTCAGTAACGGAACGGTGGCGCTCCATCTCAGCTTATTGGCTTATGATATTAGGTCTGGTGATGAAATAATCGTACCGACCTTAACCTATATCGCTACTGTAAACGCTGTTAGCTATTGCGGAGCAACTCCAGTTTTTATTGATTCAGAAATGGCAACCTGGAATATTGATGCCGCAGCAATTGAAGCCAAGATTACAGCGCGCACCAAAGGGATAATCGTAACTCATTTGTATGGTCACCCGGTCGATATGGATCAAGTTATGAAGATTGCCCGCAAATACAATTTGTTTGTTATTGAAGATGCTGCCGAGGCGCATGGCGCTCAATATAATGGGAATAAAGTCGGTTCAATCGGCGATATCGGAGTATTTAGCCTGTATGGGAATAAAGTGATTACCACCGGGGAAGGCGGGATAATTACAACCAATAATGATCAAGCGGCAAAAAAAATTAACTTACTGAAAAGTCAAGGAATGGACACCAAGAAACGGTTTTGGCATACCTGTATCGGCTATAACTATCGAATGACCAATATTCAGGCCGCTATTGGACTGGGGCAGCTGGAACAAATCGACTGGCATATTGAGCGGCGCTTGCAAGTTGCCGCCTTTTATGAGCAGTATTTCGCGGGGAATGAAAAAATCATTTTACCGCCGCGGCAGCCCTGGGCAAAAAATATTTATTGGCTCTATACAATTTTATTGCCGCCGGAATTAGCCGTTTTCCGGGATGAAGTCATGAAAGACCTTGCCGATGCCAATATTGAGACTCGGCCGGTGTTTTACCCTATCCATTTATTGCCGCCGTATAGCAGACTTGCGGAAGGGCAATCTTACCCGGTCGCTGAGTTGATTGCACGCAGCGGAATAAACTTACCAACGCATGCTAATATTTCGGAACGTGAAGTTGAGTATGTATGCAACTGTCTTATCAGGGCTGTTGAACGCTTGTAA
- a CDS encoding tetraprenyl-beta-curcumene synthase family protein, with translation MFASLKNSAASLSLITKFVRQVFPLVNAELAHWRHYAEQNGCHELREQALASIRDKKFHCQGGSVYSLYRGVSTPDFVRLVVALQTISDYLDNLCDRAGVADELAFRQLHLAMTDALDPGSRDNDYYRFYPFKDDGGYLKELIKTCRQEVAKLPSYHLVKADALKFASLYSELQTYKHLDLAIREDKMKTWIDPYLRNYPEISNWEFAAATGSTLGMFMLCAAASDPNLKPSDAAKFASAYFPWINGLHILLDYFIDAAEDLANGDLNFVAYYKDHQETLTRLELFTKQALAQAEYIPEPIFTTTIIHGLLAMYLSDPKTERPAEQAIRAALLETGGIYTGLVYQLCRLLRKKSIL, from the coding sequence ATGTTTGCTTCACTTAAAAACTCTGCTGCTAGTTTGAGCTTGATAACAAAGTTTGTCCGTCAAGTATTCCCCTTGGTGAACGCCGAGCTTGCCCATTGGCGCCATTACGCCGAACAAAATGGCTGTCATGAACTGCGCGAACAGGCTCTTGCCAGCATCAGGGATAAAAAGTTTCATTGTCAGGGCGGCAGCGTCTATAGTTTATACCGCGGAGTATCAACTCCGGATTTCGTACGGCTAGTCGTTGCCCTTCAGACCATCAGCGACTATCTTGACAATCTATGTGACCGGGCCGGCGTTGCCGATGAACTGGCATTTCGCCAGCTTCATCTGGCCATGACCGATGCACTCGACCCGGGCAGTCGTGATAATGACTACTACCGGTTTTACCCCTTTAAAGATGATGGCGGTTATCTTAAAGAACTTATAAAAACTTGCCGTCAAGAAGTAGCTAAGCTGCCTTCCTATCACCTAGTAAAGGCTGACGCGTTAAAATTTGCTTCTTTATATAGTGAATTACAGACCTATAAACACCTTGACCTTGCTATCCGGGAGGACAAGATGAAGACCTGGATAGACCCTTACCTTAGAAACTATCCTGAAATCAGCAATTGGGAGTTTGCGGCAGCCACTGGCTCTACTTTAGGGATGTTTATGTTGTGCGCCGCCGCCAGCGATCCCAATCTTAAACCTTCCGATGCTGCCAAGTTTGCCAGCGCCTATTTCCCTTGGATTAACGGGCTCCACATTCTGCTCGACTATTTTATTGATGCTGCCGAAGACCTGGCGAACGGCGATCTTAATTTTGTTGCTTACTATAAAGACCACCAAGAAACGCTAACCCGCCTAGAACTTTTTACCAAGCAGGCTTTGGCGCAGGCTGAGTATATCCCCGAACCAATATTCACAACAACTATCATTCACGGACTATTGGCAATGTATCTTTCCGATCCGAAAACCGAACGCCCCGCTGAACAGGCCATCCGTGCTGCGCTTTTGGAAACCGGCGGGATTTATACTGGTTTGGTATATCAATTGTGCCGCTTACTTAGGAAAAAATCCATCTTGTAA